In Notamacropus eugenii isolate mMacEug1 chromosome 1, mMacEug1.pri_v2, whole genome shotgun sequence, one genomic interval encodes:
- the NOD2 gene encoding nucleotide-binding oligomerization domain-containing protein 2 isoform X2: MAKLKATVSAQTRLLSTYDGTENLCLEDIYTENILEIQKNLGVVAPGQKCHDTLELLDIFNDSGCINEDADMVLLVGEAGSGKSTLLQQLHRLWATGRHFQDFLFVFPFTCRQLQSVDKPVSVQTLLFEQCCWPDEGQQEVFQYLLDHPEQVLLTFDGFDEFKFKFTDRETHCSPTDPTSIQSLLFNLLRGNLMKNTKKVLTSRPHAISPFLKKYVQKELSLKGFSQEGIELFMRKHHSEPGLADRIVHLVKATSALHGLCHVPVFSWIVSKCHKELLQHGCGSLKTTTDMYLLILQHFVRHASPEDGEWHPGTSSLRPWLPTILHLGRLALWGLGACSYVFSAKQLWASGVGEKDLSLGFLVPSKSFSQESPAPVEFLHITLQCFFAAFFLLLDSDVTPSVIRCLFNHHKKPSRPLGWLFPVSCMQSPEREEVSVTALLQKAEPHNIQITAVFLAGLLSQEHWGLLAECQEVSTPLLQKQNLTQWCLARGLRRHFQSIPPAVPGEVKSMHAMPEFVWLIRSLYEMQDERLAREAVCKLEVGHLKVTYCNIGPAECAALAFVLKNLKQPVALQLDYNSVGDIGVEQLLPCLSVCQALYLRDNNISDQGICRLVDHALQCDQFQKLALFNNKLTDACAHSLASLLKYKQNFLALRLGNNHITAVGAKVLAEGLKHNDSLQFLGLWGNAVGDEGAQALASALHNHHNLKWLSLVGNNIGSLGAQALALMLEKNVSLEELCLEENHLQDEDVCALVHGLKKNSSLKVLRLSHNSITQQGVSALLQVLQGNASIRSVWLRGNTFTPEEIEQLSLMDARLLL; encoded by the exons ATGGCCAAGCTAAAGGCCACGGTGTCAGCCCAGACTCGTTTGCTTAGCACCTATGATGGCACTGAGAACCTCTGCCTAGAGGACATATACACGGAGAACATCTTAGAGATTCAGAAGAATCTTGGTGTCGTTGCACCTGGCCAGAAGTGCCATGACACCCTGGAGCTCCTGGATATCTTCAATGACAGTGGTTGCATCAATGAAGATGCTGATATGGTGCTTCTGGTGGGAGAGGCTGGCAGCGGGAAGAGCACACTCCTGCAGCAGCTCCATCGTCTGTGGGCCACGGGCCGGCACTTCCAGGATTTCCTCTTTGTCTTCCCATTCACTTGCCGGCAGCTGCAGTCCGTGGATAAGCCAGTGTCTGTGCAGACCCTGCTGTTTGAGCAGTGTTGCTGGCCAGACGAGGGCCAACAGGAGGTCTTCCAGTACCTGCTGGATCATCCCGAACAGGTCTTGCTCACTTTTGATGGGTTTGATGAATTTAAGTTCAAGTTTACAGACAGGGAGACACACTGTTCCCCAACTGACCCTACATCGATCCAGAGCCTGCTCTTCAACCTTCTCCGAGGCAATCTCATGAAGAACACCAAGAAGGTGCTGACGAGCCGGCCCCACGCCATCTCCCCTTTCCTCAAGAAGTATGTGCAGAAGGAACTGAGTCTGAAGGGCTTCTCCCAGGAGGGGATCGAGCTGTTCATGAGGAAGCACCACAGTGAGCCTGGGCTGGCCGACCGCATCGTCCATCTGGTGAAAGCCACCTCAGCCCTGCACGGCTTGTGCCACGTGCCTGTCTTCTCCTGGATCGTGTCCAAGTGTCACAAGGAGCTCCTGCAGCATGGCTGTGGCTCCTTGAAGACCACCACAGACATGTATCTTCTGATCCTGCAGCATTTTGTGCGGCATGCCTCACCTGAGGATGGGGAGTGGCACCCTGGGACTAGCAGCCTCCGACCGTGGCTCCCCACCATCCTACATCTGGGCAGACTGGCCCTGTGGGGCCTGGGCGCTTGTAGCTACGTGTTCTCCGCAAAGCAGCTGTGGGCATCTGGGGTGGGTGAGAAGGATCTTTCTTTGGGCTTCCTGGTACCATCGAAGAGTTTCTCTCAGGAGAGCCCAGCTCCTGTGGAATTCCTGCACATCACTTTGCAGTGTTTCTTTGCTGCTTTCTTTTTGCTGCTTGACTCCGATGTCACCCCCTCAGTCATCAGGTGCTTGTTCAACCATCATAAGAAGCCCAGTCGACCTCTGGGTTGGCTGTTTCCTGTGTCTTGTATGCAGTCCCCTGAGCGAGAGGAGGTGAGTGTCACAGCCCTCCTGCAGAAAGCTGAGCCCCACAACATCCAAATCACAGCCGTTTTCCTGGCTGGCCTGCTGTCCCAGGAGCACTGGGGCCTGTTAGCAGAGTGCCAGGAGGTCTCCACCCCTCTTCTGCAGAAGCAGAACCTCACCCAGTGGTGCCTGGCGCGAGGCCTCAGGAGACACTTCCAGTCCATTCCTCCAGCCGTGCCCGGGGAGGTCAAGAGTATGCATGCCATGCCAGAGTTTGTCTGGCTGATTAGGAGCCTCTATGAGATGCAGGATGAGCGCCTGGCCCGGGAAGCTGTGTGTAAGCTGGAGGTTGGGCACCTGAAGGTGACCTACTGCAACATCGGTCCTGCTGAATGTGCTGCCTTGGCTTTTGTACTGAAGAATCTCAAGCAACCTGTGGCCTTGCAGCTGGATTACAATTCAGTGGGAGACATTGGCGTGGAGCAACTCTTGCCATGCCTAAGTGTCTGCCAGGCTCTCTA CTTGAGAGATAACAACATTTCTGACCAGGGGATCTGCAGGCTGGTTGACCATGCTCTGCAGTGTGACCAGTTTCAGAAGCTTGC GTTGTTCAATAACAAGCTGACAGATGCCTGTGCTCACTCTTTGGCCAGCCTTCTCAAGTACAAGCAGAACTTCTTGGCATTGAG GTTGGGGAACAATCACATTACTGCAGTAGGAGCCAAGGTGTTGGCAGAAGGCCTGAAACACAACGATTCACTTCAGTTTTTGGG TCTCTGGGGCAATGCAGTGGGAGATGAAGGAGCCCAGGCACTCGCATCTGCTCTACATAACCACCACAACTTGAAGTGGCTCAG CCTGGTGGGAAACAACATTGGCAGTCTGGGTGCCCAGGCCTTAGCTCTAATGCTGGAGAAGAATGTATCCCTGGAGGAACTCTG